The proteins below come from a single Panicum hallii strain FIL2 chromosome 7, PHallii_v3.1, whole genome shotgun sequence genomic window:
- the LOC112899197 gene encoding probable protein phosphatase 2C 45 isoform X1 — protein MGYLSTVIGHPTDGSPVSGGGLSQNGKFSYGYASSPGKRASMEDFYETKIDCVDGQIVGLFGVFDGHGGAKVAEYVKENLFSHLLRHPKFMSDTKVAIDDAYKSTDSEFLESDSSQNQCGSTASTAVLVGDRLFVANVGDSRAIICRGGNAVAVSKDHKPDQTDERQRIEDAGGFVMWAGTWRVGGVLAVSRAFGDKLLKQYVVVDPEIREEVVDDTLEFLILASDGLWDVVSNEEAVALTRSIQDPEEAAKKLLQEAYKRESSDNITCVVVRFLHGQGSSGYA, from the exons ATGGGGTACCTGAGCACCGTGATCGGCCACCCCACCGATGGATCGCCcgtcagcggcggcggcctcag CCAGAATGGTAAATTTAGCTATGGTTATGCAAGTTCCCCTGGTAAAAGGGCTTCCATGGAAGACTTCTATGAAACAAAGATTGACTGTGTAGATGGTCAGATAGTTGGCCTTTTTGGAGTTTTTGACG GTCATGGTGGTGCTAAAGTAGCAGAGTATGTTAAAGAAAACCTGTTCAGCCATCTTCTTAGGCATCCAAAGTTCATGAGTGATACCAAAGTCGCTATAG ATGATGCTTATAAAAGCACCGACAGTGAATTCTTAGAATCTGACAGTAGTCAAAATCAATGTGGGTCGACTGCATCAACTGCTGTTCTTGTCGGTGATCGTCTCTTTGTCGCAAATGTCGGGGACTCTAGGGCTATCATTTGCAGGGGTGGAAATG CTGTTGCTGTTTCAAAAGATCACAAGCCTGATCAGACAGATGAGCGGCAACGTATTGAAGATGCTGGAGGTTTTGTGATGTGGGCAG GAACATGGCGTGTTGGTGGTGTACTTGCGGTTTCACGTGCTTTCGGTGACAAACTCTTAAAGCAATATGTAGTTGTGGATCCGGAGATCCGA GAGGAAGTTGTCGATGACACACTTGAGTTTCTCATCCTTGCAAGTGATGGGCTCTGGGATGTGGTCTCTAACGAG GAAGCTGTCGCATTGACCAGATCCATTCAGGACCCGGAAGAAGCTGCAAAGAAGCTCCTGCAGGAGGCCTACAAGAGGGAGAGCAGTGACAACATAACCTGTGTCGTTGTGCGCTTCTTGCATGGGCAAGGTAGTAGTGGATATGCTTAA
- the LOC112899197 gene encoding probable protein phosphatase 2C 45 isoform X2: MEDFYETKIDCVDGQIVGLFGVFDGHGGAKVAEYVKENLFSHLLRHPKFMSDTKVAIDDAYKSTDSEFLESDSSQNQCGSTASTAVLVGDRLFVANVGDSRAIICRGGNAVAVSKDHKPDQTDERQRIEDAGGFVMWAGTWRVGGVLAVSRAFGDKLLKQYVVVDPEIREEVVDDTLEFLILASDGLWDVVSNEEAVALTRSIQDPEEAAKKLLQEAYKRESSDNITCVVVRFLHGQGSSGYA; encoded by the exons ATGGAAGACTTCTATGAAACAAAGATTGACTGTGTAGATGGTCAGATAGTTGGCCTTTTTGGAGTTTTTGACG GTCATGGTGGTGCTAAAGTAGCAGAGTATGTTAAAGAAAACCTGTTCAGCCATCTTCTTAGGCATCCAAAGTTCATGAGTGATACCAAAGTCGCTATAG ATGATGCTTATAAAAGCACCGACAGTGAATTCTTAGAATCTGACAGTAGTCAAAATCAATGTGGGTCGACTGCATCAACTGCTGTTCTTGTCGGTGATCGTCTCTTTGTCGCAAATGTCGGGGACTCTAGGGCTATCATTTGCAGGGGTGGAAATG CTGTTGCTGTTTCAAAAGATCACAAGCCTGATCAGACAGATGAGCGGCAACGTATTGAAGATGCTGGAGGTTTTGTGATGTGGGCAG GAACATGGCGTGTTGGTGGTGTACTTGCGGTTTCACGTGCTTTCGGTGACAAACTCTTAAAGCAATATGTAGTTGTGGATCCGGAGATCCGA GAGGAAGTTGTCGATGACACACTTGAGTTTCTCATCCTTGCAAGTGATGGGCTCTGGGATGTGGTCTCTAACGAG GAAGCTGTCGCATTGACCAGATCCATTCAGGACCCGGAAGAAGCTGCAAAGAAGCTCCTGCAGGAGGCCTACAAGAGGGAGAGCAGTGACAACATAACCTGTGTCGTTGTGCGCTTCTTGCATGGGCAAGGTAGTAGTGGATATGCTTAA
- the LOC112900897 gene encoding BTB/POZ and MATH domain-containing protein 5-like, with protein MDVAVDTDAASTSTAAPEVVTGSRTLAISRFSEKKASLARGECVRSVQFRVGGSNWYIKVYPNGHDSGSEGSVSFFLARGRSGERETTAEFAFELVNFAEAGNHKSAKVRGTFDDNASNSEHLGFQRAAAELQSARQMRNDRLIVRCRLGVFKGKPPSPLLAEAPAIAVPPDTRSSDFLGLLNSQEGSDITYAAGGGGDDGAGVRGAAARGVHGPAAGHELRGADGRGGGGHALRRGEVRGGEAEAPVRAVAVLVRDPFTVADILSTAVRYDLRLLEVACVQYATPDHVWEHVKGTEGFDRLRATCPHIVREIESKQRNY; from the exons ATGGACGTTGCTGTCGACACGGACGCGGCGTCCACGTCCACCGCCGCGCCGGAGGTCGTGACGGGGTCCCGTACGCTCGCGATCAGCCGCTTCTCGGAGAAGAAGGCGTCGCTTGCGCGCGGCGAGTGCGTGCGCTCCGTCCAGTTCCGCGTCGGAGGGAGCAACTGGTACATCAAGGTGTACCCCAACGGGCACGACAGCGGCAGCGAAGGCAGCGTATCCTTCTTCCTCGCCCGCGGGAGGTCCGGCGAGCGGGAGACGACGGCGGAGTTCGCGTTCGAGCTGGTGAACTTTGCGGAGGCCGGCAACCACAAGTCCGCCAAGGTGAGGGGGACGTTCGACGACAACGCGAGCAACTCGGAGCACCTCGGCTTccagcgcgcggcggcggagctccagTCCGCCCGGCAGATGAGGAACGACCGCCTGATCGTCCGGTGCAGGCTCGGCGTGTTCAAGGGGAAGCCGCCGTCCCCGCTCCTCGCCGAggcgccggcgatcgccgtcccGCCGGACACCCGGTCCTCGGACTTCCTGGGGCTCCTCAACAGCCAGGAGGGCTCGGACATCACGTACGCCGCCGGCG GAGGAGGAGATGACGGCGCAGGCGTTCGAGGCGCTGCTGCACGTGGTGTACACGGACCAGCTGCCGGACATGAGCTACGTGGAGCCGACGGACGAGGCGGTGGAGGCCATGCTCTTCGCCGCGGAGAGGTACGAGGTGGGGAGGCTGAAGCACCGGTGCGAGCAGTGGCTGTGCTCGTTCGTGACCCGTTCACGGTGGCAGACATCCTGTCGACGGCGGTCAGGTACGACCTCCGGCTGCTCGAGGTCGCCTGCGTCCAGTACGCCACGCCGGACCACGTGTGGGAGCACGTGAAGGGAACCGAGGGGTTCGACCGGCTCAGGGCGACCTGCCCCCACATCGTCAGGGAAATCGAGAGCAAGCAGAGGAATTACTAG
- the LOC112900898 gene encoding BTB/POZ and MATH domain-containing protein 1-like — protein sequence MGCCLSAADAGGELHTVSGTHQFTIRAYSQTKGIGSGKSILSRYFTVDGRTWYVRFYPDGYHPNSVFVAFYLQTLYKPHCRAVRAGFTFQLLKPDGTVAYSRRSDRPCSFDRRCNSWGFRVFVTREALEGPELGVLHEDSIKVRCTVDVVNSCWKNRGGGGDDRWASVAGGAMAPQSDFAANAMRFLKSGRAPFDVKFSVGGRVFEAHGLVVAAQSEWFATALYGHGGEERWAEAGLPCVAISGTSPEAFEGVLHYIYHDELPEELIKAHGEAAMTRQLFEAADMFLIERMKQMCAGRLRRFIKDDTVRGIMDLAQAHSCKELEQACRTFLGRRRP from the coding sequence ATGGGTTGCTGCCTCTCGGCggccgacgccggcggcgagctgcacaCCGTGTCCGGCACTCACCAGTTCACGATCCGGGCTTACAGCCAGACCAAGGGCATCGGCTCCGGCAAGTCCATCCTCTCCCGCTACTTCACCGTCGACGGCCGCACGTGGTACGTCCGGTTCTACCCCGACGGCTACCACCCCAACTCGGTGTTCGTCGCCTTCTACCTGCAGACGCTCTACAAGCCGCACTGCCGCGCCGTCCGCGCCGGCTTCACCTTCCAGCTCCTCAAGCCCGACGGCACCGTCGCCTACTCGCGGCGCTCCGACCGGCCCTGCAGCTTCGACAGGCGCTGCAACAGCTGGGGCTTCCGCGTGTTCGTCACCCGCGAGGCCCTCGAGGGCCCGGAGCTGGGCGTCCTCCACGAGGACTCCATCAAGGTGCGCTGCACCGTGGATGTCGTGAACAGCTGCTGGAAgaaccgcggcggcggcggcgatgatcGTTGGGCCAGCGTCGCCGGCGGTGCGATGGCGCCCCAGTCGGACTTCGCCGCGAACGCCATGCGGTTCCTCAAGAGCGGCAGGGCGCCGTTCGACGTCAAGTTCTCCGTGGGCGGCAGGGTCTTCGAGGCGCACGGGCTGGTGGTCGCGGCGCAGTCCGAGTGGTTCGCGACGGCGCTCTACGGGCACGGCGGGGAGGAGAGGTGGGCGGAGGCGGGGCTCCCGTGCGTGGCCATCTCGGGCACGAGCCCGGAGGCGTTCGAGGGCGTGCTCCACTACATCTACCACGACGAGCTGCCGGAGGAGCTGATCAAGGCCCACGGCGAGGCCGCCATGACGCGGCAGCTGTTCGAGGCCGCGGACATGTTCCTCATCGAGAGGATGAAGCAGATGTGCGCGGGCCGGTTGCGCCGCTTCATCAAGGATGACACGGTGCGGGGCATCATGGACCTGGCGCAGGCGCACTCCTGCAAGGAGCTCGAGCAGGCCTGCCGCACTTTCTTGGGCCGCCGTAGGCCTTAG
- the LOC112899892 gene encoding probable amino acid permease 7 produces the protein MAHHGAHSLELAAAPELDDDGHAPRTGNLWTCFAHIITAVIGCGVLALSWSVAQLGWVGGPVAMVCFAFVTYISALLLSHCYRSPDLEKRQRNYTYMDAVRTHLGEKRTWLCGFLQYLNLYGTSIAYTITTATCLRAIKRANCYHNEGHDAPCGAHGEHFYMLLFGAAQLVLSFIPNFHNMAWLSVVAAIMSFTYATIGLGLGLAKTIENGTIKGSIAGVPMSTPAQKVWRVAQAIGDIAFAYPYTLVLLEIQDTLKSPPPESKTMQKGNVIAVLVTTFFYLGVGCFGYAAFGNAAPGNLLTGFGFYEPYWLIDFANACIVLHLLGGYQMFSQQIFTFADRCLAARFPDSAFVNRFYAVRVPGVAASYKLNLQRVCFRTAYVASTTGLALLFPYFNEVLGVLGALIFWPLVIYLPVEMYCVQRGITPWTRGWVALQSFSAACFVVGTFAFVGSVEGVVRKRLG, from the exons ATGGCGCACCACGGCGCCCACTCCCtggagctcgccgccgcccccgagctCGACGACGACGGCCACGCCCCGCGCACCG GGAACCTATGGACGTGCTTCGCGCACATCATCACCGCCGTGATCGGCTGCGGCGTGCTCGCGCTCTCGTGGAGCGTGGCGCAGCTGGGATGGGTCGGCGGCCCCGTCGCCATGGTCTGCTTCGCCTTCGTCACCTACATCTCGGCCTTGCTGCTGTCCCACTGTTACAGATCCCCTGACCTGGAGAAAAGGCAGAGGAACTACACCTACATGGATGCCGTCAGGACGCACCTAG GGGAGAAGCGCACCTGGCTCTGTGGCTTTCTCCAGTACCTGAACCTGTACGGGACTTCAATTGCCTACACCATCACCACTGCGACTTGTCTCAG GGCGATCAAGAGGGCCAACTGCTACCACAACGAAGGGCACGACGCTCCCTGCGGCGCACACGGCGAGCACTTCTACATGCTGCTGTTCGGAGCGGCGCAGCTGGTGCTGTCCTTCATACCCAACTTCCACAACATGGCGTGGCTCTCCGTCGTCGCCGCGATCATGTCCTTCACCTACGCCACCATCGGGCTCGGCCTCGGACTCGCCAAGACCATAG AGAATGGGACGATCAAAGGAAGCATCGCCGGCGTTCCGATGAGCACCCCGGCGCAGAAAGTCTGGCGAGTGGCTCAGGCAATCGGCGACATCGCGTTCGCTTACCCGTACACCTTAGTCCTACTGGAAATACAG GACACGCTGAAATCGCCGCCCCCTGAGAGCAAGACGATGCAGAAGGGCAACGTGATCGCGGTCCTGGTGACCACCTTCTTCTACCTCGGCGTGGGGTGCTTCGGGTACGCCGCCTTCGGCAACGCGGCGCCGGGCAACCTGCTCACCGGCTTCGGCTTCTACGAGCCCTACTGGCTCATAGACTTCGCCAACGCCTGCATCGTGCTCCACCTGCTAGGTGGCTACCAG ATGTTTAGCCAACAAATCTTCACGTTCGCCGACCGGTGCTTGGCGGCGAGGTTCCCAGATAGCGCGTTCGTGAACAGGTTCTACGCCGTGAGGGTGCCGGGCGTGGCGGCGAGCTACAAGCTGAACCTGCAGCGGGTGTGCTTCCGGACGGCGTACGTGGCGAGCACGACGGGGCTGGCGCTGCTGTTCCCCTACTTCAACGAGGTGCTGGGCGTGCTGGGCGCGCTCATCTTCTGGCCCCTCGTCATCTACCTCCCCGTGGAGATGTACTGCGTCCAGCGGGGGATCACGCCGTGGACGCGCGGATGGGTCGCGCTCCAATCCTTCAGCGCCGCGTGCTTCGTCGTCGGCACCTTCGCGTTCGTCGGCTCCGTGGAAGGCGTCGTCAGGAAGAGGCTCGGCTAG
- the LOC112900303 gene encoding protein PELOTA 1: protein MRLVHRDLVRNGPGSVKLVPEEEDDLWHAYNLIATGDNLQAVTVRKVLREVASGGRDAERVKLKLEIVVESVDYDKEGSVLRVRGKNITENDHVKIGQFHTLELELKRPFVLRKEIWDWLALETIQQACDPSASADLAVILMQEGLAHLFLIGRSITATRARIETSIPRKHGPAIAGYESALKKFFEHVLQALLKHIDFEVVQCVVIASPGFTKDQFRDYMFLEAARRDLRVIIENKQRLVLAHATSGYKHSLKEVLDTPGIMALIKDTKAAQEVRALQDFFNMLTNDSARACYGPKHVEIAQDRLAIQTLLITDTLFRNADIATRKKYVNLVEGVKKYGGTVHIFSSMHVSGDQLAQLTGIAAILRFPLPDLEDIEM, encoded by the exons ATGAGGCTCGTCCACCGCGACCTCGTCCGCAATGGCCCCGGCTCCGTCAAG TTAgtgccggaggaggaggacgacttGTGGCACGCGTACAACCTCATTGCTACCGGGGACAATCTCCAAGCAGTCACTGTTCG GAAAGTGCTGAGGGAGGTAGCATCTGGAGGGCGTGATGCCGAGCGGGTGAAGCTTAAGTTGGAAATTGTAGTAGAG TCTGTAGACTATGACAAGGAGGGATCTGTCTTACGTGTGCGTGGAAAAAATATCACCGAGAATGATCATGTGAAG ATTGGCCAGTTCCACACTTTAGAGCTTGAGCTGAAGAGACCTTTTGTTCTACGAAAG GAAATTTGGGATTGGTTAGCCCTTGAAACTATCCAGCAAGCATGTG ATCCTTCTGCAAGTGCTGATCTAGCAGTTATTCTCATGCAAGAAGGACTTGCACACCTGTTCCTCATTGGCAGAAG CATAACAGCAACCAGGGCACGTATTGAAACATCTATTCCTCGGAAGCACGGGCCTGCAATTGCTGGCTATGAGTCG GCCCTCAAGAAGTTCTTTGAGCACGTTTTGCAA GCTTTGCTGAAACACATTGATTTTGAAGTAGTCCAGTGTGTTGTAATTGCAAGCCCAGGTTTTACAAAG GACCAATTCCGTGATTATATGTTTCTTGAAGCTGCACGGCGAGATTTAAGAGTAATAATTGAGAACAAACAGCGCCTTGTTCTGGCACATGCAACATCAGGTTACAA GCATAGTTTGAAGGAAGTTCTGGATACCCCAGGCATCATGGCACTGATAAAAGATACAAAAGCAGCACAGGAG GTCCGAGCTTTGCAGGATTTCTTCAACATGCTTACTAAT GATTCAGCTCGTGCTTGTTATGGACCAAAGCATGTTGAGATTGCACAAGACCGTCTTGCAATTCAGACTCTTTTAATAACTGATACTTTATTTCG GAACGCTGACATTGCTACCAGAAAAAAGTATGTGAACTTGGTTGAAGGCGTCAAGAAATACGGTGGCACAGTGCACATATTTTCTTCAATGCATGTCTCCGGCGATC AGTTAGCGCAGTTGACAGGGATAGCAGCTATACTTCGTTTTCCCCTGCCTGATCTAGAGGACATCGAGATGTGA